DNA from Chiloscyllium punctatum isolate Juve2018m chromosome 28, sChiPun1.3, whole genome shotgun sequence:
aaggggcgagGCGGGAGGAGACGAGGcaaagggggaggaggggggagagatggggcgagggggaggaggggggagagatggggcgagggggagagatggggcggggggagagatgggggagaacgGGGCaaggggggatgagggggagagacgAGGcatgagggggaggaggggggacagacgaggcgagggggaggagggggacagacgaggcgagggggaggaaggggagaatCGAGGCGAGGGGGAGAACCGAGGCaagggggaggaaggggacaGATGAggcgagggggaggagggggagaatcggggcgagggagaggagagggagaatcGGGGCGAGGGGGAGAACTGATGCGAGGGGGAGGAGGGGCAGAGACGAGGCGAGGGGGAGGAGGGCAGAGACGAGGCGAGATAACTCCTCCATATTGTAAAGGGCGGGGTGTggggcggggttggggggggggggggctgtctCTCACAGCAGCCGGTGAACACACTCAGTCCCCGGGTACTCGGGCAGGTTCAGGCCATACTTCCTGTCCAGTGCGGGGGGGACAAAGCGCCCCCCGAGGTAGTGGTAGCGTCCGTGGAAGTGAGCGGCTGCTTTCTTGGGGGCAGTCAGGGAGATGAGGAGGTCGGGCTGGATCCCAGTGGGATTACCCTTCTCCACATCCCAACCTAccggagggagggggaagagggagacagagggagggagggagggggggagggagagggggggaagggagagggggggaagggagagggggggaagggagagggggggaagggagagggggggaagggagaaggggggaagggagggagaggagagagagaggggggggcgagaagaggggggggcgagaagaggggggggcgagaagaggggggggcgagaagaggggggggcgagaagaggggggggcgagaagaggggggggcgagaagagggaggggcgagaagaggggggggcgagaagaggggggggcgagaagagggggggcgagaagaggggggggcgagaagaggggggggcgagaagaggggggggggcgagaagagggggggcgagagaggggggcgagaagagggggggcgagaagaggggggggcgagaagaggggggggcgagaagaggggggggcgagaagaggggggggcgagaagaggggggggggcgagaagaggggggggcgagaagaggggggggagaagaggggggggagaagagggggggcaAGAAGAGGGGGGGGCAAGAAGAGGGGGGGCAAGAAGAGGGGGGGGCaagaagagggggggggagaagaggggggggagaagagggggggagaagaggggggggagaagaggggggggagaagaggggggggagaagaggggggggagaagagggggggggagaagaggggggggagaagaggggggggagaagagggggggggagaagaggggggggagaagaggggggggagaagaggggggggagaagaggggggggagaagaggggggggagaagaggggggggagaagaggggcgGGAGAAGAGGGGCGGGAGAAGAGGGgcgggagaagaggggggggagaagagggggggggagaagaggggggggagaagaggggggggagaagagggggggagaagaggggggggagaagaggggggggagaaggggggggggagaaggggggggagaaggggggggagaagggggggggagaagaggggggggaaaagaggggggggagaagaggggggggagaagaggggggggagaagaggggggggagaagaggggggggagaaagaggggggggagaagaggggggggagaagaggggggggagaagaggggggggagaagagggggggggagaagagggggggggagaagagggggggagaagaggggggggagaagaggggggggagaagaggggggggagaagaggggggggagaagaggggggggagaagagggcgGGAGAAGAGGGGCGGGAGAAGAGGGGCGGGAGAAGAGGGgcgggagaagaggggggggagaagaggggggggagaagaggggggggagaagaggggggggagaagaggggggggagaagaggggggggagaagaggggggggagaagaggggggggagaaggggggggggagaagggggggggagaagggggggggagaagaggggggggaaaagaggggggggagaagaggggggggagaagaggggggggagaagaggggggggagaagaggggggggagaagagggggggggagaagagggggggggagaagagggggggagaagaggggggggagaagagggggggagaagaggggggggagaagaggggggggagaagaggggggggagaagaggggggggagaagaggggggggagaagaggggggggaagagagaggggggaagagagaggggggaagagagagggggggaagagagagggggggggaagagagaggggggggaagagagagggggggaagagagagggggggaagagagagggggggaagagagagggggggaagagagagggggggaagagagagggggggaagagagagggggggaagagagaggggggggaagagagagggggggaagagagaggggggaagagagagggggggaagagagagggggggaagagagagggggggaagagagagggggggaagagagagggggggaagagagaggggggaagagagagggggggaagagagagggggggaagagagagggggggaagagagagggggggaagagagaggggggaagagagaggggggggaagagagagggggggaagagagaggggggggaagagagagggggggaagagagaggggggaagagagaggggggaagagagagggggggaagagagagggggggaagagagagggggggaagagagagggggggaagagagaggggggggaagagagagggggggggaagagagagggggggaagagagagggggggaagagagagggggggaagagagagggggggaagagagagggggggaagagagagggggggaagagagggggggaagggggggagaaggggggggcgaaggtgggggggggaagaagaagagggaggggttgtgagagagagagaaaaaatatcAGTGAGTGAGTTGGGACTAAAACGATGCCCAATAATATGACTGCACACCCCATCCCCTCCATCCGTACAAATTATTCCCTAAGGACAGTAATGGGAACTCaatatagagtcacagagctgtacagcacagaaacagacccttcggcccaaccagtccatgccgacccagatatcccaacccaatctagtcccaccttttaaatgctgtcattgtaccagcctccaccacttcctctggcagctcattccatacacgtaccaccctctgggggaaaaaCGTTGCGCCTcagctccctttcccctctccccctaaacctatgcccctctcgttctggactcccccccaccccagggaaaagaccttgccctatttaccctatccatgctccttgtgattttataaacctctataaggtcacccctcagcctccgacgctccagggaaaacagccccagcctgttcagcctctcccctgcAGCTCAGCAGGAAAGATTAGGACATCAcgagaggaagccattcagcccctccagcctagCCCGTTGCTCAGCGAGAGGTCCAAGCCTCGATGATGGAACCTTTGGGGGTTAGAGACTTCCAGTGAGTCGCCCTCAGAGTGAGGGAGGAAGTTCTCCGACCCCAAGTGATCTCACAGAGGGAGaccacccccaccaacacacaccctaaCAGGATCCTGGGAGGGAAGAGACAACCCTTCCTGAGTCCATGCTGTCCTGGAATAGAAGCTGCGCCAGGGTTGAAGAGTGTCGAGGTGAGATCTCACCCAGGAGTATACTGCCCCACAGAGGGATACTGAGTGAGTCAGAGCGAGTGCagcacccctcccaccccaaagTCTGACAGCTGGAAGGGGAGGACTGCCCCATTTAGGAGAGGCGGACGTACTGAGACTGTACGCGTTGTGAAAGGAACAGAGCCCTTTCTGGCTCGACAGGGGAGATCAAGGAAGGGTTTTCCCCCACTGGGAGGGGAAGAACAGTTCGGAACAAGGAAATAGTTGGAGAGTGAGGggcacctacaccccctcccaggAAATAGTTGGAGAGTGAGGggcacctacaccccctccctatctctgtaacacccctccagccccctacaccccctccctatcttggtcaccccctccagccccctacaccccttccctatctctgtcacccccctccagccccctacaccccctccctatctctgtcaccccctcccgccccctacccccatccctatctctgtcaccccctcccgccccctacaccccttccctatctctgtcaccccctcccgccccctacaccccttccctatctctgtcaccccctcccgcccctacaccccctccctatctctgtcaccccctccagccccctacaccccctccctatctctgtcaccccctccagccccctacaccccctccctatctctgtcaccccctcccgccccctacaccccttccctatctctgtcaccccctcccgcccctacaccccctccctatctctgtcaccccctccagcccctacaccccctccctatctctatcactccctcccgccccctacaccccctccctatctctgtaacctcctgaaTGAAGGTTACTCTGGGTAGGGGTGAGGAAGAATATCCCCCCCTTGTGATGGGAGGGTCTCTGGAATTCTCCCAAACCGACCCCCAACCAAAAAATGTTGTTCATTTGCCGTTATGACCTGGGGGAATTACTGCTGAACGGATAATCCACAGACCCCAgtgcggggggcgggggggcagggttcaaatcccatcgtGGCAGATGGTGGGACTTGTAAACATCAAACATCGGGAATGACGACTGGGAATCCATTGCCGACGGTCGGAAAGGACCCCACCTGGCCCCCCCTTCAGGAAGGAATcggccacccttacctggtctggcctacacgtgactcccgGAGCCACCCCCAGAGATGGAGGTTGACTCTTGACTGGCCCCAGGGTGGGCAACAGATGCCAGCCCAGCCAGCggtgccctcatcctgtgaatgggtACGGCGAcagattggggtggggggggggggggaatgctcCCACAGGTTACACTGATTGTAGGACATTGGCTCAGCGCTGGTCGGGGGAGGGCGGCCATGATCTGCAGACCTGCCCCGGTGTTCCCGGGATTCCCCGGCTGGGGGGGGGGCGCCGCGCTCTCACCTGAGGGGATGTCCACGCTGGCGACAGGTACAGTGACCCCCTCGAGGGTGCCCAGGACGGAGGCGAACGGCTCCCGCACCTCGCCCTTGAAGCTGAAGCCAAAGATGGCGTCCACCACGAGGTTGTAGACCTCGTCGATGAACAACGGCTGCCCCCCGGAGAccgggtcggggggggggggggggggaataaaaTAAAACAGAGGCATCAGATGTCAACTCGCTCAGCGACCTCCGCGCAGCTAGGGGGCAACCGCGGACCCTCGGAGCAGCACGCGATATTACCCCAAGCGACACGTCAAGCAGCACGTCAGCCAATGGGATCGCAGGGTTGGCATCGAAGAGCACCTCAGACAGGCGAAGGTGGAGGAGCAGCCCTGGGTGGACGGAGTGGTTTACGGAGAGAATTCCCCAGCTCGAcaaccctccccccgcccctcaCCCCACCACCCACCGCCCCACCCCAAACAGAAGGCTGAAGGGCTGGTCCCCCAAGGGAATCCTTGGATGCGCAGCACATTGCGAATGGAGAGATCTCAGAGaattgtgtgggggtgggggggtgggggggcgggggggcggggggggggcggcgTGGGGGAGCGgcatggggggggtgtggggggagggggcgtgggggggggggggcgtggggggggggCGCGTGGGGGGGGGCGcgtggggggggtgcgggggggcgcgggggggggcgtggggggggcgtgggggggggcgtgggggggggcgtgggggggggatggggggtggggggatggggggtggggtgatggggggtggggtgatggggggtggggtgatggggggtggggaggtggggaggtggggaggtgggggttggggggtgggggggcagacatagggaggggatgtagggggacagaggggtgacagagatagggagggggtgtagggggatagaggggtgacagagatagggaggggatgtagggggctggagggggtgacagagatagggagggggtgtagggggtgacagggagggggtgtacggggtgacagggacagggaggggtatagggggcgacagggatagggtgagggtgtagggggctggagggtgtgacagagatagggagggggtgtcaggtctggaggaggtgacagagatagggagggggtgtcaggtctggaggaggtgacagagatagggagggggtgtaggggctggaggggggtgacagagatagggagggggtgtagggggctggagggtgtgacagagatagggagggggtgtagggggctggaggggggtgacagagatagggagggggtgtagggggctggaggggggtgacagagatagggagggggtgtagggggctggaggggggtgacagagatagggagggggtgtaggggctggaggggggtgacagagatagggagggggtgtagggggctggagggtgtgacagagatagggagggggtgtcaggtctggaggaggtgacagagatagggagggggtgtagggggctgaagggggtgacagggacaggtagggggtgtagggggctggtgGCGATGATGGGGAGGGTTGAGGAGGCGAGTCGCGTGTTCAACAGGGAGGACGCCAGTTGGAAAACCAGAGGTGTTGCTGGACCAGGGGTTGGTGCCGGTTTCCGAGTGCAGGGTGAAGTCTGAGCGGGGTCTGGGGGCTGTCTCCCTGTTCAGAGAAGCTGCAACACGGGAGTGAGTGAGGATAGGAGGCTGTGGAGGTGGTAAAGACACGGCCGCAGGGTTCAGCCACCCTCAAGGGGTTTCTGGTGAACGTCAGACAGCAGCAACATCTCAGGGGGTCTTGGAGACGGTACATCCTGCTGTGACTGAGCatccggggggggtggggggtggagggagggggcatTTGCGGGTGTAGTGCCAATTGAGCAGGGGGTGGGAAGCTGCTCTGTCCCTGGACGGTGTCGAGCTTCCCGAGTGTTGTCGGATTTGCCCCCTCCCCGTCCAGGGgcgagtggggagtattccctcaccctcctgactcgTGCCTCattgatggtgggacaggctttgggggagcGGAGtcactcgctgcaggattcccagcctggGACCAGTTCCCACAGCATCAGGGGATCGAGGTTGGAGTGGACAGAGAGCCACACACACGGTTCCTCACCTCAGAAGGAAATTCAGTCAGGAAGGGGATGTCCATCCTCTGGCACTGGGTGGTCAGGGCCTCGAACAGGGGTTTGCTCGGGCGCTTCGGGTAGAAAATGCTGGGATCGTAGCCctgcaagagagaggagggggaagggaacATCGACTGAGAGACACAAACTCCAACACAACAAGCAGTGTCCGATAGCGGGATAAGCAGGACTTGCTCCTATAATAAGGCACTGCAGACACTGGCTGGGAGATTAACTCACTCACTGAGATCAACTGATGGAAGGGGgagtgcgagacagagagagagagagacagatggatgGAGAGAAGGAGTTTAATCCTCCCATCTCCTGCTAGTAACGAACACTCCCACCTCAACTGTTTCGGAGCCATTCAGTCCCAACTCGCACATCTGAGTAAAACCATGGCTCTCAGATCTCTCTTCATTCACAAAggctctcccccccaccccacccccagccccacctctccAACACTTGGTAATGGGGAAAGATTCCTCTTCATCGACACCAGGGTATCCCCTTCGACCCACATTTACCTCACTCCTAAATCTTCCACACCCAAAGGTAACCAAACTGATGGCACTGTGCTTTCCCAATGTAACCTTTCACCACAAGGCGCTTGGTTCTGGTGAATCGGAACTGCCCCGTCTCTCCGACAAGGTGGATTTACAGCTTCCTCAGCTTCACTCTGGATCTaacccccgtgctgtccctgtccctgggatggggggacagtgtagagggagcttcactctgGATCTAACCCCCGTGCTGTTCCTGGGACAGGAGTGGGGtagtgtacagggagctttaccctgtatctaaccctgtgctgtccctgtccctgggatgggggggacagtgtagagggagctttaccctgtatctaaccccatgctggccctgtccctgggatgggagggagcagtgtagagggagctttaccctgtatctaaccccgtgctggccctggccctgtccctgggtgtgttgtgaCAGGTATTGTAGGGAATGCTCTATTCTCATTGTTAAAAGACATTACTTCTAGTTTGAAGTGGGAGGAGTAGGCCTGAACTTACAAACAGCTTGAGGTGGCGCGCGCACACCAGCCCATCTCCCCCGTTGTTCCCCGGTCCGCACAGCACCAACACGGTGGGGGTCTGTTTCCGCAGCGATGACAGAGGGTACGTCTGGCAAGACAGGGAAAGGAGGGAGACAGCAAAGTTGTAAACACATCCTTGCAAGAGAGTTCAGCCATTGATGGCAGAAGGGGACGTTTCCCGTGGGAATCCAGCACTAGCGGGATACAGGGATGTTCTGTGACATCGATACCCGAGTCAAAAGGAAGGGACTATTTGAGCGGTCGCGGATTAATCCCCAAAACACAACTACCAGGAGCAAAACAAGTCATTCATCCCCTTCGAGCATGTTCCACCATTTAACACAAtcgtggctgatctcatctcagtctCAACCCCACCTTCTTGCCCGCTCCCCATCACCCTTTGACCCATTATAAATCTGTCTGTCTCCTGCTCAAATCTCAATCAGAGATATTCCGTTGCTCTGCTTTGCAGTCcaccataccccccccccccctcccaccccccacttcATATTTCTACCAGGATGAACGTGGGATACTGCGGGTGCTGGAATTCTGAAGTAAAATCACAATACTGCAGTGACgagggagaaactgagggacgGCCGATCaaagagcatggtgctggaaaagcacagccaacgtccgaggagcaggagaatcgacgtttcgagcataagcccttcatcaggaatgaggggggtggcccaagggagctgagataaatgggagggacggggggggagggggggggggggggggggggttggggggaaggtagctgggaacgcGATAGCTGgatggaggttgggggggggggtgtaacggtgcaatggggcgagagagagagagagcgccaaagagaaacagaacatgacagagagagagggactgcaaGAGattaaaagaaaatcttttgatggtGGGTCACTGGacttagagtcatcgagacatacagtccagaaacagaccctttggtcgaacttgcccataccaaccagatgtcctaaccctaatctagtcccattcctTGTgacagacaagcaggaggctggaagaacacagcaggccaggcagcatcaggaatccTGTAAAAGGGTTACACCCACAATGATGAATTCtccacacctcctgatgctgcctggcctgctgtgttcttcctgcctcctgttggtctaccttggattccagcatctagaGTTTTTGTTTTGTCTCTAGCCCCATtggccagcccttggcccatatccccccaaacccttcctattcatgtccccatccagatgccttttaaatactgtcattgtaccagcccccaccacaccctctagcagctcattccatacacgtaccaaagGAAGGAAAGGACAAAGAGTCTATGTACAACCAACTGATATTATTGCAATGCTTCTGAAGTGCAGGATTTCAAAATGAATTTCACAGGAGTTGGGCACGTACCTTGGCAATAGCAGTTGCACAGCTCAAACCCGCCAACTCCATCAGCTGGTCCACACTGAACTTGTACTCACTGAACAACTCTTGGTCAATGGCCTGGGCCTCTTCCTGACTGGGGAGgggcaacacagagagagagagagagacacacacacagtcaaacaACGAGAGAGAGAtacgcacagagagacagagagagagacacacacacagtcaaacaACGAGAGAGAGatacgcacagagagagacagagagagagagagagagagacacacagtcaAACAACGAGAGAGAGAtacgcacagagagacagagagagagagacatacacagacgcagagagagagacacacacacacaggtgcagagagagagagagagacacagtcaaACAACGAGAGAGAGATAcgcacagagagggacagagagagagagagacacacagacgcagagagagagacacacacacaggcacagagagagagagcgacagacacacacagtcaaacAACGAGAGAgatacgcacagagagagagacagagagagagacacacacacagacgcagagagagagagagagagagacacacaggcgcagagagagagagacacagacagacacacacagtcaaacaacgagagagagacacgcacagagagagagacacacacacagacgcagagagagacagagagagagacacacacacaggcgcagagagagagagacacagagagagagagacacagacagacacatagaaGTCAAACAAcaagagagagacacgcacagagagagagagacacacacagacgcagagagagagagagagagacacaccggcgcacagagagagagagagacagacagacagagacacacacacagagtccaaCAACGAGAGACAGgtacgcacagagagagagagacacacacagacgcagacagagagagaaagagagagagagagagagacagagacagagagacagtcaAACgacaagagagagacacagacgcacagagagagagagagacacacagcgagagagagagagagagagacaaacagagagagaaagacagagatggacagaaagagagagagagacacacagagaggggcagagagagacggacagaaagAGTATTCACTCagcacagatttaaaataaacATCTGTCTGTCCAAGTGCCATCCCCTTCAGCTGATGCCACCcctgttttaaacagaaaaatCCCAACAATGGAGGCTAACCTGGTTTGGTGTGGGGGACTCAAAAATCAGAGGAAGGTACAAGATAACACTGGAGTGGAGGCTGGGAAGGATTTTGAGATTCGCCCCTtcatggggggttggggggggggggggcaagggggTGTTAAAACGAAGGGGCCTCTGGTTCTGAGGACCTCTCGATCCTCCCAACAGAACAGCCCGGCCCACCCGTGTTTGCGTTCTCACCGACGCTGGCGTGTGTCTTAACTTTTCA
Protein-coding regions in this window:
- the naxe gene encoding NAD(P)H-hydrate epimerase, which translates into the protein MFGIRTLLGLSVLASSRCGISRAPAFLCPKTPRWWQLTPGKMDPSCSTMGEKSVRFLGQEEAQAIDQELFSEYKFSVDQLMELAGLSCATAIAKTYPLSSLRKQTPTVLVLCGPGNNGGDGLVCARHLKLFGYDPSIFYPKRPSKPLFEALTTQCQRMDIPFLTEFPSEPLFIDEVYNLVVDAIFGFSFKGEVREPFASVLGTLEGVTVPVASVDIPSGWDVEKGNPTGIQPDLLISLTAPKKAAAHFHGRYHYLGGRFVPPALDRKYGLNLPEYPGTECVHRLL